In one Saccharibacillus brassicae genomic region, the following are encoded:
- a CDS encoding aldo/keto reductase has protein sequence MRTIKLGSSNLDVPIVAVGCMRIDSLDKKEAETFVQTALDEGANFFDHADIYGGGKCEEIFAEAVHMSPSVRENLILQSKCGIRQGQFDFSKEHILSSVDGILQRLNTDYLDILLLHRPDALVEPEEVAEAFDKLEASGKVRHFGVSNQKPMQIDLLKKYVKQPLVANQLQLSITNANMISNGVNVNMLIDESVDRDGSILDYCRLNDITVQPWSPFQYGFFEGVFLDNDKFPELNAEINNVAEAHGVSNTTIAIAWLLRHPANMQPVTGTMNVQRIKDCIKAGEVKLSREEWYAIYRAAGNKLP, from the coding sequence ATGAGAACAATCAAGCTCGGAAGCAGCAATCTTGACGTACCGATAGTCGCTGTCGGCTGCATGAGAATCGATTCCCTGGACAAAAAAGAAGCGGAAACCTTCGTGCAAACGGCACTCGACGAAGGCGCGAACTTCTTCGACCATGCGGACATTTACGGCGGCGGCAAGTGCGAAGAGATTTTCGCCGAAGCGGTACATATGAGCCCGTCCGTGCGCGAGAACCTGATCCTTCAATCCAAATGCGGCATCCGTCAGGGACAGTTCGATTTCTCCAAAGAGCATATCCTGTCTTCCGTCGACGGCATCCTGCAAAGACTGAACACCGATTACCTCGACATCCTGCTGCTGCACCGTCCCGACGCCCTCGTCGAGCCGGAAGAAGTGGCAGAAGCGTTCGACAAGCTGGAAGCTTCGGGCAAAGTGCGCCACTTCGGCGTATCCAACCAAAAACCGATGCAGATCGATCTGCTCAAAAAATACGTGAAGCAGCCGCTGGTTGCCAATCAGCTCCAGCTCAGCATCACGAACGCCAACATGATCTCCAACGGCGTCAACGTCAACATGCTGATCGACGAATCGGTCGACCGCGACGGCAGCATTCTCGACTACTGCCGCCTGAACGATATCACGGTCCAGCCGTGGTCGCCGTTCCAATACGGATTTTTCGAAGGCGTGTTCCTCGACAACGACAAGTTCCCGGAATTGAACGCGGAAATCAACAACGTGGCCGAAGCGCACGGCGTCAGCAACACGACGATCGCGATCGCGTGGCTGCTGCGCCACCCGGCCAACATGCAGCCGGTGACAGGCACGATGAACGTGCAGCGCATCAAAGACTGCATTAAAGCCGGCGAAGTGAAGCTGTCCCGCGAAGAATGGTACGCCATCTACCGCGCGGCGGGCAACAAACTGCCTTAA